Proteins from a single region of Streptomyces sp. HUAS 15-9:
- a CDS encoding membrane-associated oxidoreductase: protein MEITDLTPAERRVRDAFPLGEGVDFREGDDEDPAQGASWGPERTLRAEVLRELLLDGPVREGRIAGLKVTGARITGCLDLKYGTVGHPVRLRFCHFEEAPDLYGAQVVALVLSDSLLPGLTAGSLRAEGVVRITCCRVTGPVRLQGAKLAGAFFANGARLGRPGEVPEEPVLQLNHAEVGTDVWAPGLVAHGKVHLNGAVVRNQVNLNDAELNAPGDTALHAEVLTVGTDLHAMRLRTRGRVNLGGARIPRQLNLAHARLSNPGGRALRASSSVVGELWLREAAPIEGAVNLRRAQFDLLHVPPEVWPRQVQTDGLSYRVLTPHLPAEQRLPLLEGEPDGYLPQPYEQLTTAYRTVGDEAAARTVQLAKFRRHRRTLPPYARLWGYLQDAAVGYGFRPMRAAGWLLLLLCTGTLAFALHHPSALKPSEAPAFNPLFYTLDLLLPIIDFGQEAAFAPRGWYQWLSYLLIATGWVLATTIAAGVTRSLNRQ, encoded by the coding sequence ATGGAGATCACGGACCTGACGCCGGCCGAGCGGCGCGTCCGGGACGCCTTCCCGCTCGGCGAGGGGGTCGACTTCCGGGAGGGCGACGACGAGGACCCCGCGCAGGGCGCCTCGTGGGGTCCCGAGCGCACCCTGCGGGCGGAGGTGCTGCGGGAGCTGCTGCTGGACGGGCCGGTGCGGGAGGGGCGGATAGCCGGTCTGAAGGTGACGGGCGCGCGGATCACCGGGTGTCTGGACCTCAAGTACGGCACCGTCGGTCATCCCGTCCGGCTGCGTTTCTGCCACTTCGAGGAGGCACCCGATCTGTACGGGGCGCAGGTCGTCGCTCTGGTCCTGAGCGACTCGCTGCTGCCGGGGCTGACGGCCGGGAGTCTGCGCGCCGAAGGGGTCGTGCGGATCACCTGCTGCCGTGTCACGGGGCCGGTACGGCTCCAGGGGGCGAAGCTGGCCGGAGCGTTCTTCGCCAACGGTGCGCGGCTCGGCAGGCCCGGTGAGGTTCCCGAGGAGCCCGTGCTCCAGCTCAACCACGCCGAGGTGGGCACGGACGTGTGGGCTCCCGGGCTGGTCGCGCACGGCAAGGTGCACTTGAACGGGGCGGTCGTCCGCAATCAGGTGAACCTCAACGACGCGGAGCTGAACGCCCCCGGAGACACCGCGTTGCACGCCGAGGTGCTGACGGTCGGCACCGACCTGCACGCCATGCGGCTGCGGACCCGTGGCCGGGTCAACCTGGGCGGTGCCAGGATTCCCCGTCAGCTCAATCTCGCCCACGCCCGGCTTTCCAACCCTGGCGGCAGGGCCCTGCGCGCCAGCAGCAGTGTCGTCGGCGAGCTGTGGCTGCGGGAGGCCGCGCCGATCGAAGGGGCGGTCAATCTGCGCCGTGCCCAGTTCGACCTGTTGCATGTGCCGCCCGAGGTGTGGCCCCGGCAGGTCCAGACCGACGGGCTCAGCTACCGCGTCCTGACCCCGCACCTCCCGGCCGAGCAGCGTCTTCCGCTGCTGGAAGGCGAGCCGGACGGGTATCTTCCCCAACCCTACGAGCAGTTGACCACGGCGTACCGCACGGTGGGCGACGAGGCCGCCGCGCGCACCGTCCAGCTGGCCAAGTTCCGTCGCCACCGCCGCACCCTGCCGCCGTACGCCCGGCTGTGGGGTTACCTCCAGGACGCGGCCGTCGGCTACGGCTTCCGCCCGATGCGGGCCGCGGGCTGGCTGCTCTTGCTGCTGTGCACGGGCACGCTCGCGTTCGCCCTGCATCATCCGTCCGCGCTCAAGCCCTCCGAGGCGCCCGCCTTCAACCCGCTCTTCTACACTCTCGACCTGCTGCTGCCGATCATCGACTTCGGCCAGGAGGCGGCGTTCGCGCCGCGCGGCTGGTACCAGTGGCTGTCGTATCTGCTGATCGCCACCGGCTGGGTGCTGGCGACGACGATCGCGGCGGGCGTCACCCGTTCCCTGAACCGGCAGTAG